In Streptomyces sp. P9-A4, the genomic window CGGCCGTTTCGAGCTCTTCCACGGCCTGGTTGATCCGCCCTGTGGTGTGGGCCACTTGACGGCCCAGGCGCTGGACCTCCAGGAAGACCTTGACGGCGAGGACGCCGAGCACGGCGATGCCGAGGAAGCCGAGGGCGATGGCGAGCATGGGCCAGAACATGTGCCGAGCCTAGACGTTGGGAAGGGCGGACCGGGCGGCGGGACGCCGGGGCTCAGACGGTGCTGTGGAGCCGCAGGGTGCGGACGCCGCCGCCGGTGAGGAGCTCGATGATGCGTTCGCCCGCGGGCTTGCGGACGGAGCTGCCGCACTCGGGGCAGGTGAAGGAGTAGAACGTGGTGCGGCGGCTGGCCCCGATGGCGAGGCGCAGCGCGCTCGCGGACAGCTCGAAGCGGGCGCGGCAGTCGGGACAGCCGGCCTTGAAGAGGACCGGGGCCACCGTCGCCGCAATACCGTGCATCGCGGACATCTCCCTCACTCGCCCTCGTACGCGGCGAGCGCGGCGGCCGCCGCCGTCCTCGCGTTGTCCGCGAGCTCCTGCGGTGCGACGATCCGCCCGTCGCTGCCCAGCCGGAGCGCGAGCCGGCGCAGCGAGGCCGGGTCGGGGGTGCGCAGGGTGATCCGCAGCCCGCCGCCGGTCAGCTCATCGGCCCGGTCGTGCGGGTAGTACTCGGCGACCCAGCGCCCGCCGGGACCGACCTCGACCACCACCTCGGGGTCGTCGGCGGAGGGCTGGACGAGACCCGCGGAGAGGTCCCGCAGCTCCAGCTCCGGCGGCGCCGCGTGCTCGTCGAGGATGCGGATCTCGGCCACCCGGTCGAGCCGGAAGGTGCGGCGCGCCTCGGAGAGCCGGCACCACGCCTCCATGTAGGTGTGGCCGACGGCGAACAGCCGGATCGGGTCGACCTCGCGCTCGGTGAGCTCGTCGCGCGCGGGCGAGTAGTAGCGCACCCACAGGCGCCGGCGCTCGGAGATCGCGCGGTCGACCTCGGCGAAGACCCCGCCCTCGGACTCGAAGGTGACCGAGAGCCGGGAGCTGGCCCCGGCGGCCTCGCCGGCCGCGGTCTCCAGCTTCGCGGTCGCGCGCAGCAGCGCCTCCCGGTCGCTCTCGCGGAGCCCCGGCAGGGTGGCGACGGCGCGGGCGGCGACCAGGAGGGCGGTCGCCTCGTCCGCGGCGAGCCGCAGCGGAGCGGCGACGTCGTCCGGGTTGTGCCACCAGATCCGGTCGCCGTCGGTGTCGATGTCGAGGAGGTCGCCGCCGCGGAAGCTGGTGCCGCACATGGGCAGCACGTCCAGGTCGGAGATCAGCTCGTCCTCGGTGATCCCGAAGGCGCGCGCGACGTCGGCGACGTGGGCGCCGGGGCGCTCACGGAGGTAGGTGACGAGCGAGAGCATCCGCCTCGTCTGGTCGATCGCGTTGGCAGCCATGCGGTACGTCTCCCCCTCAGCCCTTGGCCACGGCGCGCAGCCGGTCCACCACATCGGCCCGCAGATCGGCGGGTTCCAGTACGACGACATCGGGGCCGAACTCGACGAGCCAGGCGTCGAGCCCGTGCCCGTACGGGATCTCCAGCTCGTCCCAGCCGCCGGCTCCCTCGCTCACGGACTGGGCGCGGGCCCGCAGCGGGTAGCCGCAGCCGGTACGCAGCCGGATGCGGGCCGAGCGGGTCGCGGTCTCCCCCGCCCAGCTCTCCACCGTCTCGCGGACCGTGACGACGTCGGGCACGGGCGCGGTGAAGGCGCCGGCCCGGGAGCGGACCTTGCCGGTGATACGGGAGAGGCGGAAGACGCGCTCGGCGCGGCGCTCGCGGTCCCAGCCCGCCAGGTACCAGTGGCCGCGCCAGCATTCGAGGGTCCAGGGTTCGACCTGGCGGCTCTCGGGGCGGGCGGCGTTGGCCTTGCGGTAGTCGAAGACGACGGGGCGGCGGTCGCGGCAGGCCAGCATGAGCGGTTCGAAGGCGGCCTCGTGGACCGGGATGCGGGGTTCGAGGGCGCTGGGCTGGGTGTCGTACGAGTCCTCCGCCTCGGGCATCCCGGCGGCGCGGAGCTTCTGGAGCGCGCCGCTGGCGGCTCCGGCGAGGCGGGCCTGCTGCCAGACCTTGGCGGCGAGGCCGAGTGCGGCGGCCTCCTCGGCGTCGAGGGTGATGGCGGGCAGCCGGTTGGAGTCGCGGCGGGCGAGGTAGCCCGTCTCGCCCTCCAGGTTCTCCACGGTCTCGATGACGAGGCCGAGCTCGCGGAGGTCGTCCTTGTCGCGCTCGAACATGCGGTTGAAGGCATCGTCGCCGCCGGCTTCGAGATAGGCCTCGATGGAGCCGCGGAGCTCACGCTTGCTGAGGGGGCGGCGCGTGCCGAGCAGGCACAGCGCGAGATTCATCAGCCGCTCGGACTTGGCAATCGCCATCGAAGCCCTGCACCTCTTCCGCCCGATCCGGTTCTCGACGTCCGACCGTACCGCCCCGGGGTGTCGGCGCCAAAGCCGAGGACCCCCGCCGTGGAGGGCGGGGGTCCTCGGGTCACCCGATCCGGCCGGACTCAGGTCCGCCCGGGCACCGGGTCAGCGCTTCTTCACGGCCACGAGGTCGCAGACGAAGATCAGCGTCTCGCCCGGGGCGATGGCGCCGCCGGCGCCGCGGTCGCCGTAGGCGAGGTCCGCGGGGATGATCAGCTGGCGGCGACCGCCGACCTTCATGCCCTGGACGCCCTGGTCCCAGCCCTTGATGACCTGACCGGCGCCGAGGTTGAAGTCGAGCGCGGTCCCGCGGTTCCAGGAGGCGTCGAACTCCTCACCGGTGGAGAAGGCCACACCCACGTAGTGGACCTTGACGAAGTCACCGGCGGCGGCGACCTCTCCGTCGCCCTCCCAGATGTCCTTGATCTCCAGGTCCTTCGGCGGCTCGCCGCCCGGGAAGTCGATCTCGGGCTTCTCGATGCTCACTGAACTGCTCCTCATACTGAATGCTGCGCACGATGACGATCCGCGCGGTCGGGACAGTCTTACATCTTCGTCAGGATGTCCACGGCGAACACCAGCGTGGAGTTCTTCGGGATGCCCTGCTGCTCCTTGTCGCCGAAGGCCTCGGACGGCGGGGCGACGATGAGGACGCGGCTGCCGATCTTCTTGCCGACGAGACCGTCCTTGAGGCCCTTCAGCGTGAGCTGCTCGAGGGGGAAGTTCGCGGGCTTCCCGGTGGTGTACGTCGAGTCGAAGACCTTGCCGTCCTTCCAGAGGGCGGCGACGTAGTTCACGACCACGGTGTCGGTGGCCTTCACGGCCTCACCCTTGGACTCGAGCACGTAGTTCGAGACGAGCTTGGTCGGCGGGTCGACCTTGGGGACGGTCAGCGTGGGCGCCTTGCCGTCGGTGTTGGTCCCGACCTTCGGCAGGTCCTTGTTGTCCTGGGCGACCGGGGTGCCGGTGGCGGACTTCGGGATCGTGACGGCCTTCAGGATGTCCACGACGAAGACGAGGGTGGCATTCGGCTTGATGTCGCCCTGGCCCTGCGCGCCGTAACCGAGCTCCGGCGGGATGCCGATCTCGATGCGGCTGCCGACCTTCTGGCCTTCGAGGCCCTGGTCCCAGCCCTTGATGACCTGGCCGGCGCCGAGGGTCAGGTCGAAGGGCTTGCCGCGGTCGAAGCTGTTGTCGAAGGGGGTGGTGGAGTCCCAGGCCTGGCCCAGGTAGTTCACCGAGAGCGCGTCGCCCTTCTTCGTCACCGCGCCCTTGCCCTCGCTGATGACGTTGACCTTGAGTTCCTTGGGCGGGTCGCCCTCGCCCTTCGCGAGGGTCGGTTTCTCCCCGAACTTCTCACCCGCGGTGATGGCGGGCAGTCCGTTCTTCATCGAGGCGGAATCGGAGCCCTTGGTGTCGCTGCCGCACGCCGCTGTCGAGAGCAGCAGCAGCGGGACGACGAGAAGGCCGGCAAGTCGGCGCACGTGTTCCTCAGATCTCAGACGGCACAGTAGTTGTGCCGACACTCTAGGGGACCCTCCTGTCACGTCGAGGGCCCCGCACGCCAAACGTGCGGGACCCTCGGCCGGTATGACCTGCTTACATTCCGGCGATCAGCTTTTCGACCCGGTCGTCGACGGAGCGGAACGGGTCCTTGCACAACACCGTGCGCTGCGCCTGGTCGTTCAGCTTGAGGTGGACCCAGTCGACGGTGAAGTCCCGCCGCTGCTCCTGGGCGCGGCGGATGAAGTCGCCGCGGAGCCGGGCCCGAGTGGTCTGCGGGGGCACCGACTTGCCCTCGAAGATCTTCAGGTCGTTGCAGATCCGGGCCGCCTGCCCGTTCTTCTGCAGCAGGTAGTAGAGCCCACGACGGCGGTGGATGTCGTGGTAGGCGAGGTCTATCTGCGCGACCCTCGGGTTGGACATGGTCATGTTGTGCTTGGCCCGGTAGCGCTCGATGAGCCGGTGCTTCATGACCCAGTCGATCTCGGTCTCGATGCGGTCGAGCCGCTCGCTCTCGATCGCGTCGAGCGTACGGCCCCACAGCTCCAGGACCTGGGCCACGGTGCCGTTCCGGATGCCGCGGCGGTCGACGAAGTCGACGGCCTTCTCGTAGTACTCGCGCTGGACTTCGAGGGCCGAGGCCTCCCGGCCGCTGGCGAGCCTGACCTTGCGCTGCCCGGTGATGTCGTGGCTGACCTCACGGATGGCCCGGATCGGGTTCTCCAGGGTCAGGTCGCGCATCACGGTGCCGGCCTCGATCATGCGCAGCACCAGGTCGGTGGCGCCGACCTTGAGCAGCATGGTCGTCTCGGACATGTTCGAGTCGCCGACGATGACATGGAGCCGGCGGTAGCGCTCGGCGTCGGCGTGCGGCTCGTCCCTGGTGTTGATGATGGGCCGCGAGCGGGTGGTGGCGGAGCTGACGCCCTCCCAGATGTGCTCGGCACGCTGGGAGACGCAGAACACCGCGCCCCGAGGGGTCTGGAGGACCTTTCCCGCGCCACAGATGAGCTGCCGGGTGACGAGGAACGGAATGAGGATGTCCGCGAGCCGGGAGAACTCCCCGTGGCGGGCGACGAGATAGTTCTCGTGGCAGCCGTAGGAGTTTCCGGCCGAGTCGGTGTTGTTCTTGAAGAGGTAGACGTCGCCCGCGATTCCCTCCTCGTGCAGGCGGCGTTCGGCGTCGACGAGCAGGCCCTCGAGAATGCGCTCGCCGGCCTTGTCGTGGGTGACCAGTTCGGTCACGTTGTCGCATTCCGGCGTTGCGTATTCCGGATGCGATCCCACGTCCAGGTACAGGCGGGCGCCGTTCCGCAGGAAGACATTGCTGCTGCGGCC contains:
- a CDS encoding helix-turn-helix transcriptional regulator: MAANAIDQTRRMLSLVTYLRERPGAHVADVARAFGITEDELISDLDVLPMCGTSFRGGDLLDIDTDGDRIWWHNPDDVAAPLRLAADEATALLVAARAVATLPGLRESDREALLRATAKLETAAGEAAGASSRLSVTFESEGGVFAEVDRAISERRRLWVRYYSPARDELTEREVDPIRLFAVGHTYMEAWCRLSEARRTFRLDRVAEIRILDEHAAPPELELRDLSAGLVQPSADDPEVVVEVGPGGRWVAEYYPHDRADELTGGGLRITLRTPDPASLRRLALRLGSDGRIVAPQELADNARTAAAAALAAYEGE
- a CDS encoding helix-turn-helix transcriptional regulator, producing MAIAKSERLMNLALCLLGTRRPLSKRELRGSIEAYLEAGGDDAFNRMFERDKDDLRELGLVIETVENLEGETGYLARRDSNRLPAITLDAEEAAALGLAAKVWQQARLAGAASGALQKLRAAGMPEAEDSYDTQPSALEPRIPVHEAAFEPLMLACRDRRPVVFDYRKANAARPESRQVEPWTLECWRGHWYLAGWDRERRAERVFRLSRITGKVRSRAGAFTAPVPDVVTVRETVESWAGETATRSARIRLRTGCGYPLRARAQSVSEGAGGWDELEIPYGHGLDAWLVEFGPDVVVLEPADLRADVVDRLRAVAKG
- a CDS encoding FKBP-type peptidyl-prolyl cis-trans isomerase — encoded protein: MSIEKPEIDFPGGEPPKDLEIKDIWEGDGEVAAAGDFVKVHYVGVAFSTGEEFDASWNRGTALDFNLGAGQVIKGWDQGVQGMKVGGRRQLIIPADLAYGDRGAGGAIAPGETLIFVCDLVAVKKR
- a CDS encoding FKBP-type peptidyl-prolyl cis-trans isomerase, with amino-acid sequence MRRLAGLLVVPLLLLSTAACGSDTKGSDSASMKNGLPAITAGEKFGEKPTLAKGEGDPPKELKVNVISEGKGAVTKKGDALSVNYLGQAWDSTTPFDNSFDRGKPFDLTLGAGQVIKGWDQGLEGQKVGSRIEIGIPPELGYGAQGQGDIKPNATLVFVVDILKAVTIPKSATGTPVAQDNKDLPKVGTNTDGKAPTLTVPKVDPPTKLVSNYVLESKGEAVKATDTVVVNYVAALWKDGKVFDSTYTTGKPANFPLEQLTLKGLKDGLVGKKIGSRVLIVAPPSEAFGDKEQQGIPKNSTLVFAVDILTKM
- the pafA gene encoding Pup--protein ligase, producing the protein MDRRIFGLENEYGVTCTFRGQRRLSPDEVARYLFRRVVSWGRSSNVFLRNGARLYLDVGSHPEYATPECDNVTELVTHDKAGERILEGLLVDAERRLHEEGIAGDVYLFKNNTDSAGNSYGCHENYLVARHGEFSRLADILIPFLVTRQLICGAGKVLQTPRGAVFCVSQRAEHIWEGVSSATTRSRPIINTRDEPHADAERYRRLHVIVGDSNMSETTMLLKVGATDLVLRMIEAGTVMRDLTLENPIRAIREVSHDITGQRKVRLASGREASALEVQREYYEKAVDFVDRRGIRNGTVAQVLELWGRTLDAIESERLDRIETEIDWVMKHRLIERYRAKHNMTMSNPRVAQIDLAYHDIHRRRGLYYLLQKNGQAARICNDLKIFEGKSVPPQTTRARLRGDFIRRAQEQRRDFTVDWVHLKLNDQAQRTVLCKDPFRSVDDRVEKLIAGM